In Dermacentor albipictus isolate Rhodes 1998 colony chromosome 6, USDA_Dalb.pri_finalv2, whole genome shotgun sequence, the following proteins share a genomic window:
- the LOC139046929 gene encoding uncharacterized protein has translation MLSAGNSVSAPGRGSSTPFLNEDASYKVVLPRLPTGNDVLNSVFLHADLSGRPYRAPDFRDALLEVVNTSDIVGVGQYQMSHVWMVTCASSAAKQTLVACGELRVKGLKCMVIDPETKNIKLKLLWLPPHLEPRRVEEAFQAYGQVKSVEREAWRCTGMEQWVTTNREVSLVLKDTITVTSIPHIMSIYGHQCLVLIPGRPPLCLRCKRVGHVRRQCRTPRCLQCHRFGHSADACVSTYANKLRSGQYSADEPQLDHLMDSTEVVDATGETTGGIRDEDQETLKPMPTSHNSSSKTSEASGEDDSVCPPGLASLKEKPPDDKEEEEEAMDISKARKRPAPCNDEATECALPAPEKVSPSAQQTPSPGDNVPRRLYQRSQESGTKKPKGSKTTDLPVAKGNEIQKL, from the coding sequence ATGCTCTCTGCTGGAAACAGCGTATCGGCCCCAGGCCGAGGATCGTCGACCCCGTTTTTGAATGAAGATGCAAGCTACAAAGTTGTCCTCCCGCGTCTACCAACCGGTAACGATGTTTTGAATTCTGTTTTCCTTCATGCGGACTTGAGTGGCAGACCATACCGTGCTCCCGACTTCCGAGACGCTCTGCTTGAAGTAGTGAATACTTCAGATATTGTAGGTGTCGGACAGTATCAAATGAGCCATGTATGGATGGTTACTTGCGCTAGTAGTGCGGCAAAACAGACCCTCGTCGCCTGTGGTGAGCTCCGTGTCAAAGGGCTGAAGTGCATGGTGATAGATCCGGAGACTAAAAACATCAAGCTTAAATTACTATGGCTTCCACCTCACCTTGAACCACGACGCGTTGAGGAAGCGTTCCAGGCCTATGGTCAGGTGAAGTCGGTGGAGAGAGAAGCATGGAGATGCACTGGCATGGAACAGTGGGTGACAACAAACCGGgaggtttccttggtgctcaaggacactatcaccgtaacctcaataccgcacattatgtccatttatggacaccagtgcctcgtacttatccccggtaggcctcctctgtgccttcgttgcaagcgcgtgggacacgttcgacgacaatgcagaacaccgagatgcttacagtgtcatcgatttggtcactCAGCGGACGCCTGCGTGTCCACCTACGCCAATAAGCTTCGTTCTGGGCAATATAGCGCAGACGAGCCACAACTGGACCACCTCATGGATTCTACAGAGGTAGTAGATGCCACCGGAGAGACTACAGGTGGCATTAGGGACGAGGACCAGGAGACCTTGAAGCCAATGCCAACCAGTCATAACAGCTCAAGTAAGACTAGCGAAGCTTCCGGCGAGGATGACTCAGTTTGCCCACCTGGCCTAGCAAGCCTTAAAGAAAAGCCCCCTGAtgacaaggaagaagaggaagaggcgatggacatcAGCAAGGCCAGGAAACGTCCGGCACCATGCAATGACGAAGCAACAGAATGTGCACTACCGGCGCCCGAGAAAGTGTCTCCTAGTGCTCAGCAAACTCCCTCTCCTGGTGATAATGTGCCCCGCCGGTTATATCAGCGTAGTCAGGAGAGTGGCACAAAGAAGCCCAAAGGGAGCAAGACCACAGATTTACCTGTGGCCAAGGGCAATGAAATacaaaagctttag